One part of the Rutidosis leptorrhynchoides isolate AG116_Rl617_1_P2 chromosome 1, CSIRO_AGI_Rlap_v1, whole genome shotgun sequence genome encodes these proteins:
- the LOC139874641 gene encoding uncharacterized protein isoform X2, producing the protein MWILCQLVTGSVDRIKRLVGGTKVSFDGTIPTNSFRNNNFDSPEYYQGLPSLVQHFMKPYAQIDHISGITILTIMKVVPSNLALMRQRTVMKRGKLFATHVVANILASFQIEEYIFEGNQKRSI; encoded by the exons TTACGGGATCAGTTGATAGGATTAAACGATTGGTTGGTGGTACCAAGGTGAGTTTTGATGGAACGATACCCACAAACTCCTTCAGGAACAACAATTTCGATTCGCCCGAATATTACCAAG GGCTCCCAAGTTTGGTACAACATTTCATGAAACCTTATGCCCAAATTGATCACATTAGTGGTATAACAATTCTTACAATCATGAAAGTTGTTCCATCGAATCTGGCTTTGATGCGCCAACGG ACAGTAATGAAAAGAGGGAAGCTGTTTGCAACACATGTTGTAGCAAATATCCTGGCAAGTTTTCAGATCGAAGAGTACATTTTTGAG GGGAACCAGAAAAGGAGTATTTAG
- the LOC139874641 gene encoding uncharacterized protein isoform X1, which produces MWILCQLVTGSVDRIKRLVGGTKVSFDGTIPTNSFRNNNFDSPEYYQGLPSLVQHFMKPYAQIDHISGITILTIMKVVPSNLALMRQRTVMKRGKLFATHVVANILASFQIEEYIFEHLQNNKFTGPSSPLIVCCNRLKIR; this is translated from the exons TTACGGGATCAGTTGATAGGATTAAACGATTGGTTGGTGGTACCAAGGTGAGTTTTGATGGAACGATACCCACAAACTCCTTCAGGAACAACAATTTCGATTCGCCCGAATATTACCAAG GGCTCCCAAGTTTGGTACAACATTTCATGAAACCTTATGCCCAAATTGATCACATTAGTGGTATAACAATTCTTACAATCATGAAAGTTGTTCCATCGAATCTGGCTTTGATGCGCCAACGG ACAGTAATGAAAAGAGGGAAGCTGTTTGCAACACATGTTGTAGCAAATATCCTGGCAAGTTTTCAGATCGAAGAGTACATTTTTGAG CATCTCCAAAACAACAAGTTCACTGGACCAAGCTCACCTCTAATTGTGTGTTGTAATCGGCTCAAAATACGATAA